One region of Candidatus Acetothermia bacterium genomic DNA includes:
- a CDS encoding ABC transporter substrate-binding protein — protein sequence MRNRRIWWVVLGVLVGGLTLAPVAAQAKTTVEFWHAMSGSRLKVLEKIVSDFNAAHPDIEVRPVFTGTYEETLTKFIAAYRTGTAPHLVQVYEVGTQTMIDSGAIIPVYQIPGMLGETWDWAQYVRPIVLYYSVGDNLWSFPFNSSTSILYYNKDHFRQAGLDPNKPPATWDEVHEYGKRLIEAGVVTNVLSFGWPDWQFEQQLAIHNYLYADNENGRAGLATEVTWPDPFSIKVFETWTRLAREGIFLYGGPEYNANAAFTSGTISMLFQSTSSLDGIMKTAKFEVGTSFLPRFPDEPRGNSVVGGGSLWVRKGQSAAELRAVWEFLKWLSQPDVDIYWHKGTGYFPATNAALKQLMDEGWFAESPNHLTAFLQILSGRQDTAASVGVRLGPFVEIRDYIRSALEKALAGTLSPEAALAEAAAKANRALQEYRTLVK from the coding sequence ATGCGGAATCGCAGGATATGGTGGGTTGTGCTCGGGGTGCTCGTGGGCGGACTGACGCTGGCGCCGGTTGCCGCCCAGGCCAAGACGACGGTGGAGTTCTGGCACGCCATGAGCGGGTCACGGCTGAAGGTCCTGGAGAAGATCGTGAGCGACTTCAACGCCGCGCACCCCGACATCGAGGTGCGTCCGGTCTTTACCGGAACGTACGAGGAGACCCTGACCAAGTTCATCGCCGCCTACCGCACGGGAACAGCCCCCCACCTCGTTCAGGTCTATGAAGTGGGGACCCAGACCATGATCGACAGTGGCGCCATCATCCCGGTATACCAAATCCCGGGGATGCTCGGAGAGACGTGGGACTGGGCGCAGTACGTGCGGCCCATCGTGTTGTACTACTCGGTGGGGGACAACCTGTGGTCCTTCCCGTTCAATTCATCCACATCGATTCTCTATTACAACAAGGATCACTTCCGCCAGGCCGGGCTCGACCCCAACAAGCCACCCGCGACCTGGGACGAGGTACACGAATACGGGAAGAGGCTCATCGAGGCCGGTGTGGTCACGAACGTGCTCTCCTTTGGCTGGCCGGACTGGCAGTTCGAGCAGCAGCTGGCGATTCACAACTACCTCTACGCGGATAACGAAAACGGACGCGCCGGCCTCGCCACAGAGGTCACATGGCCCGATCCCTTCAGCATCAAGGTGTTCGAGACCTGGACGCGGCTTGCCCGCGAGGGGATCTTCCTCTACGGTGGGCCGGAGTACAACGCCAACGCCGCCTTCACCAGTGGGACGATCTCGATGCTCTTCCAGTCCACCTCGTCTCTTGACGGCATTATGAAGACGGCCAAATTCGAGGTTGGCACCAGCTTCCTCCCCCGGTTCCCCGACGAGCCACGGGGCAACTCGGTGGTGGGCGGAGGAAGCCTCTGGGTGCGCAAAGGGCAGAGCGCAGCGGAGCTCCGCGCCGTCTGGGAGTTCCTGAAGTGGCTCAGCCAGCCCGATGTGGACATCTACTGGCACAAGGGCACGGGCTACTTCCCGGCCACCAACGCCGCGCTGAAGCAGCTCATGGACGAAGGGTGGTTCGCGGAAAGCCCCAACCACCTGACCGCGTTCCTCCAAATCCTGTCCGGCCGTCAGGACACCGCGGCCTCCGTGGGGGTGCGCCTCGGCCCATTCGTCGAGATCCGCGACTACATTCGGTCAGCACTGGAGAAGGCCCTCGCCGGGACCCTCTCCCCAGAGGCAGCCCTGGCCGAGGCCGCGGCCAAAGCCAACCGGGCCCTCCAGGAGTACCGTACGTTGGTGAAGTAG
- a CDS encoding sugar ABC transporter permease, which produces MEARFPGHRLLPYILIFPSIAVIIVFLVVPFVQAVQQSFYRTSPFGTTTLFVGLGNYTQLFSTPEYVRSLLTTIGFAALVIVGGLSASLAIAVLVTRRIRGVGFYQVAFIWTYALSPAVAGIIWALLFDPAVGLGTYALYRITGYRINMLVHGTAALLIAAAAAAWNMLGYNICFYIAGLQNVPKEFEEAARVDGAGPWRTFWRITFPMLSPTTAFLLFVNMIYAFFQVFGLIDIMTQGGPGGATEILVYKLYRDGFIRLRGNLASAQSAVLFLMVAAMALFQLRVATRRAVYSR; this is translated from the coding sequence GTGGAGGCACGCTTTCCCGGCCACCGGCTGCTCCCTTACATCCTGATCTTCCCATCCATCGCCGTCATCATCGTGTTCCTCGTCGTTCCGTTCGTGCAGGCGGTTCAGCAGTCCTTCTACCGCACCTCCCCGTTCGGCACGACCACATTGTTCGTAGGCCTGGGCAACTACACCCAGCTCTTCTCCACGCCCGAGTACGTGCGTAGCCTTCTGACCACGATCGGGTTTGCCGCCCTGGTCATCGTGGGGGGTCTGTCCGCCTCGCTCGCCATCGCCGTCCTCGTCACGAGGAGGATCAGAGGAGTTGGGTTCTATCAGGTGGCGTTCATCTGGACGTACGCCCTCTCCCCGGCCGTGGCCGGGATCATCTGGGCCCTTCTCTTTGATCCCGCGGTTGGGCTGGGAACTTACGCCCTGTACAGGATCACCGGGTACCGAATCAACATGCTTGTCCATGGGACCGCGGCCTTGCTCATCGCTGCCGCCGCCGCCGCGTGGAACATGCTCGGGTACAACATCTGCTTCTACATCGCCGGGCTCCAGAACGTGCCCAAGGAGTTCGAGGAGGCGGCCCGGGTGGACGGGGCCGGACCGTGGCGGACTTTCTGGCGGATCACGTTTCCGATGCTCTCCCCCACTACCGCGTTCCTCCTCTTCGTGAACATGATCTATGCCTTCTTCCAGGTGTTCGGGCTGATCGACATCATGACCCAAGGGGGCCCGGGTGGGGCCACGGAGATCCTGGTCTATAAACTCTACCGGGACGGGTTCATCCGCCTCCGGGGCAACCTCGCCTCGGCCCAGTCGGCGGTCCTGTTCCTCATGGTGGCGGCAATGGCCCTGTTCCAACTTCGGGTCGCAACCCGAAGGGCGGTGTACAGCCGGTGA
- a CDS encoding ABC transporter permease subunit produces the protein MSRKTLYKLGLHATLILILIAVAFPLYFAFVMGTLTHQEAYAFPPKLIPGTQFFANVTEAWHRVNLGRLMANSALVALSVAVGKSVLSVLAAFAFTHFHFRGRILLFPLSMITQMLPLPVRIVPAYGLMASFGWLNTYYALIIPYLASTTGLLLFRQFFLTVPDELSDAARVDGAGPLRYLWNVLIPLSKTNIAALFVIEFVYMWNEYLWPLIVTTAPQMRVAQIGLKMLITSERTAAEWNIIMAGTILIMLPPLVVLIVMRRQFAQGIAMQSTK, from the coding sequence ATGTCCCGGAAGACCCTGTACAAGCTTGGCCTGCACGCAACGCTGATCCTCATCCTCATCGCCGTGGCGTTCCCCCTGTACTTCGCGTTCGTGATGGGGACGCTCACCCACCAGGAGGCCTATGCCTTTCCCCCGAAGCTCATCCCCGGGACCCAATTCTTCGCCAATGTGACCGAAGCCTGGCACCGGGTGAATCTGGGGCGGCTTATGGCCAATAGCGCTCTGGTGGCCCTATCGGTTGCGGTGGGGAAGAGCGTCCTCTCCGTCCTGGCCGCGTTCGCATTCACGCACTTCCACTTCCGCGGCCGGATTCTGCTCTTCCCCTTGAGCATGATCACCCAGATGCTGCCCTTGCCGGTGCGCATCGTCCCCGCGTATGGCCTCATGGCCAGCTTCGGATGGCTCAACACCTACTACGCCCTCATCATCCCCTATCTCGCCAGCACCACCGGGCTCCTTCTGTTCCGCCAGTTCTTCCTCACCGTGCCCGATGAGCTCTCCGATGCGGCCAGGGTGGACGGGGCCGGCCCACTCCGGTACCTGTGGAACGTCCTAATCCCCCTTTCGAAGACGAACATCGCCGCGCTTTTTGTGATCGAGTTCGTGTACATGTGGAACGAGTACCTGTGGCCGCTCATCGTCACCACCGCCCCCCAGATGCGGGTCGCCCAGATCGGCCTCAAGATGCTCATCACCTCTGAGCGCACGGCGGCGGAGTGGAACATCATCATGGCCGGCACGATCCTGATCATGCTCCCGCCCCTCGTCGTCCTGATCGTCATGCGCAGGCAGTTCGCGCAAGGGATCGCCATGCAGAGCACCAAGTGA
- a CDS encoding EamA family transporter: protein MGEGKSVVAEPSAGSARLLALAEAVLVAAIWSSSFVGVKYTLVYAGPLTVAGLRYFLAFVLLCPWLWRDRKALSELPRSLWGRFAVMGISQYSVGNGALFWALRFIPATAGSLVLSLVPVPVLLLGILRLGEWPRPAQVVGLGAAIGGSVLFFMPELGPGAPLALAVLAVALLGFAVFPVLGREVARDRLAGNVALTGVPLGIGGGLVLVAALATEGMPRLPPSGWGVIVGLSAVNTALGYLLFNHALRQLTAVEANVIVNLSPLGTALLAWATLGERLTAIQVGAMVAVVAGVTLVQWKRG from the coding sequence GTGGGCGAAGGGAAGAGCGTGGTTGCTGAACCGTCGGCGGGCTCGGCACGGCTGCTTGCCCTGGCCGAGGCGGTGCTGGTGGCGGCCATCTGGTCCTCGTCGTTTGTGGGGGTGAAGTACACGCTGGTTTACGCTGGCCCCCTCACCGTGGCCGGGCTCCGCTACTTCCTCGCCTTCGTGCTCCTTTGCCCCTGGCTTTGGCGAGACCGAAAGGCCCTATCGGAGCTCCCCCGGTCCCTGTGGGGGAGATTTGCCGTCATGGGCATTTCCCAGTACAGCGTGGGAAACGGCGCGTTGTTCTGGGCCCTGAGGTTTATCCCCGCCACCGCTGGGTCGCTCGTCCTGTCTCTGGTCCCCGTTCCTGTGCTGCTCCTAGGGATCCTGCGCCTTGGGGAATGGCCACGCCCCGCGCAAGTGGTGGGGTTGGGGGCGGCCATCGGGGGGAGCGTGCTGTTCTTCATGCCGGAACTCGGGCCGGGCGCTCCCCTGGCCTTGGCCGTCCTCGCGGTGGCGCTCTTGGGGTTCGCTGTGTTCCCGGTGCTGGGACGCGAGGTGGCCCGCGACCGCCTGGCCGGAAATGTGGCGCTAACCGGCGTCCCTCTGGGCATCGGTGGGGGCCTTGTCCTCGTCGCCGCCCTGGCCACAGAGGGGATGCCCCGCCTGCCGCCCTCCGGGTGGGGGGTGATCGTGGGGTTGAGCGCGGTGAACACAGCCCTTGGTTACCTTTTGTTCAACCACGCCCTCCGCCAGCTCACGGCCGTCGAGGCAAACGTGATCGTCAACCTGTCCCCGTTGGGCACGGCCCTCCTCGCCTGGGCGACGTTGGGCGAACGCCTGACGGCCATTCAGGTTGGGGCGATGGTGGCGGTGGTGGCCGGCGTTACTTTGGTTCAGTGGAAACGGGGTTAA
- a CDS encoding Ldh family oxidoreductase, whose product MATETVYVPVEELKRFVFDVFVALGVSEEDAWICTDVLIASDLRGIESHGVSRLKMYYDWIKKGIVSPRVRFEVVREGPTTAVVDGHCGLGHVVAYRSMKFAIAKARAWGLGAVAARNSSHFGIAGYYALMAAREGMVGLALTNARPSVAPTYGVEPMLGTNPVAFACPTDEDFPFLFDAATSITQRGKIEVLAREGKPTPAGWVIDREGRLATDTQAILRGIPKDLYAFLPLGGPGEEMGGHKGYGLATMVEILCASLASGSFLKALSGFDEEGRPRPHRLGHFFLAIAIEHFVPLAEFKRTTGEILRALRASAKAPGAERIYTAGEKAYLREQQIRAHGVPITPRLQADLRTIRAELGLTGHALPF is encoded by the coding sequence ATGGCAACCGAAACGGTCTATGTCCCTGTGGAGGAGCTGAAGCGCTTCGTGTTCGACGTGTTCGTGGCCCTCGGGGTCTCGGAGGAGGACGCCTGGATCTGCACCGATGTCCTCATCGCCTCCGACCTGCGGGGCATCGAGTCCCACGGGGTTTCGCGCCTGAAGATGTACTACGACTGGATCAAGAAGGGGATCGTCTCCCCGCGGGTGCGGTTCGAGGTGGTGCGGGAGGGCCCGACCACAGCGGTGGTAGACGGGCACTGCGGCCTGGGGCACGTGGTCGCCTACCGGTCCATGAAGTTCGCCATCGCCAAGGCCCGCGCTTGGGGCCTGGGGGCGGTGGCCGCCCGGAACTCCTCCCACTTCGGGATCGCCGGGTACTACGCCCTGATGGCCGCGCGGGAAGGGATGGTCGGCCTCGCCCTCACCAACGCCCGGCCGTCGGTGGCCCCCACGTATGGGGTGGAGCCGATGCTGGGCACGAACCCCGTCGCGTTTGCCTGCCCCACGGACGAGGATTTCCCGTTCCTGTTCGACGCCGCCACCTCCATCACCCAGCGGGGAAAGATCGAAGTCCTCGCCCGCGAGGGGAAGCCCACCCCGGCGGGGTGGGTCATCGACCGGGAAGGAAGGCTTGCCACCGACACCCAAGCGATCCTGCGCGGGATCCCCAAGGACCTCTATGCGTTCCTCCCTCTCGGTGGGCCGGGCGAGGAGATGGGCGGGCACAAGGGCTACGGCCTGGCGACCATGGTGGAAATCCTGTGTGCCTCTCTTGCGTCCGGGTCTTTCTTGAAAGCCCTTTCTGGGTTTGACGAGGAGGGACGGCCGCGGCCCCACCGACTGGGTCACTTCTTCCTCGCGATCGCGATCGAGCACTTCGTGCCCCTTGCCGAGTTCAAACGCACCACCGGGGAGATCCTGAGGGCACTTCGGGCGTCGGCCAAAGCGCCGGGGGCAGAGCGGATCTACACCGCGGGGGAGAAGGCATACTTACGCGAGCAACAGATCCGCGCCCATGGGGTGCCCATCACCCCCAGGCTCCAGGCAGACCTGCGGACGATCCGGGCGGAGCTCGGGCTCACCGGCCACGCGCTCCCGTTCTGA
- the glpK gene encoding glycerol kinase GlpK has product MGEHVAAIDLGTTGVRCVVFDRDAQPVGKAYRELSLAYPRPGWVEQDPEAMVAGALSVVRAALRQARIRAVDLAALGITDQRETTVAWDRATGRPVHPAIVWQDRRTAPHCEALRRAGAEEGLRGRTGLPLDPYFSASKISWLLEHIPGLRERAARGEVLFGTVDAWLLWSLCGIHATDVTNASRTLLYDIRALRWDEEALVLFDVPAGCLPEVRPSLSVFGHTRPELLGAAVPVAGVLGDQESALFGQACFAPGEAKVTWGTGAFLLMNVGTRFVPSRHGLLTTVAYADRAEVRYALEGSIFVAGAAVQWLRDGLGLLKDAAESESLAGGLPSNEGVYFVPALTGLGAPHWDPYARGTILGVTRGTGRAHLVRAALEAIAYQTHDVVRAMEADAGVPIRELRVDGGAARNDFLCQFQADVLGIPVLRPRFPETTVLGAALAAGVSVGFWRDLAELRARWEEDRRFVPQMSDADRERLLAGWRAAVARARGWAREAG; this is encoded by the coding sequence ATGGGTGAGCACGTGGCGGCGATCGATCTTGGCACGACCGGGGTGCGGTGCGTGGTGTTCGATCGGGATGCCCAGCCCGTGGGAAAGGCGTACCGGGAACTTTCCCTCGCCTACCCGCGCCCAGGGTGGGTGGAGCAGGACCCCGAGGCGATGGTGGCTGGGGCGCTGTCCGTGGTCCGGGCCGCGCTCCGGCAGGCCCGCATCCGGGCCGTGGACCTCGCCGCCCTGGGGATCACCGACCAGCGGGAGACGACGGTGGCCTGGGACCGCGCGACCGGTCGGCCCGTTCACCCGGCCATCGTGTGGCAGGACCGGCGCACCGCCCCCCACTGCGAGGCGCTGCGCCGCGCCGGGGCGGAGGAGGGCCTGCGCGGGCGCACCGGGCTCCCCCTGGACCCCTACTTCTCGGCCTCCAAGATCTCCTGGCTCCTGGAGCACATCCCCGGGTTGCGCGAGCGGGCGGCTCGGGGGGAGGTCCTGTTCGGCACAGTGGATGCCTGGCTTCTCTGGTCGCTGTGCGGAATCCACGCCACCGACGTCACCAACGCCTCCCGGACCCTGCTCTACGACATCCGCGCCCTCCGCTGGGACGAGGAGGCCCTGGTCCTGTTCGACGTGCCGGCCGGTTGTCTCCCCGAGGTTCGGCCGAGCCTGTCCGTGTTTGGCCACACCCGGCCCGAGCTCCTCGGGGCCGCGGTGCCCGTGGCCGGGGTGCTCGGGGACCAGGAGAGCGCCCTGTTCGGCCAGGCGTGTTTCGCCCCCGGGGAGGCCAAGGTCACCTGGGGCACGGGGGCGTTCCTCCTCATGAACGTGGGGACCAGATTTGTCCCCAGCCGGCACGGCCTCCTGACCACGGTGGCCTACGCCGACCGGGCTGAGGTGCGCTACGCCCTGGAGGGATCGATCTTCGTGGCCGGGGCGGCGGTGCAATGGCTGCGGGACGGGCTGGGCCTGCTCAAGGATGCGGCCGAGTCCGAGTCCCTGGCCGGGGGCCTCCCCTCGAACGAGGGGGTGTACTTCGTGCCCGCCCTCACCGGCCTCGGCGCCCCACACTGGGACCCGTACGCCCGGGGGACGATCCTCGGGGTCACCCGGGGCACGGGGAGGGCCCACCTTGTCCGGGCGGCGCTGGAGGCCATCGCCTATCAGACCCACGACGTGGTCCGGGCCATGGAGGCCGACGCCGGTGTTCCCATCCGGGAGCTGCGCGTGGACGGGGGGGCGGCGAGGAACGACTTCTTGTGCCAGTTCCAAGCCGACGTGCTGGGCATCCCCGTCCTTCGCCCCCGCTTCCCGGAGACCACGGTCCTTGGGGCGGCGCTCGCCGCTGGCGTCTCCGTGGGGTTCTGGCGGGACCTCGCTGAGCTGCGCGCGCGGTGGGAGGAGGACCGCCGGTTCGTGCCCCAAATGAGCGATGCCGACCGGGAGCGGCTGCTCGCCGGCTGGCGGGCGGCGGTGGCCCGCGCCCGGGGCTGGGCGAGGGAGGCGGGATGA
- a CDS encoding NAD(P)/FAD-dependent oxidoreductase, with amino-acid sequence MRVAVIGAGVVGALVVRELARYEAEVLLFEQEADVGWGVTKANSGIVHAGFHDRPGTACARFCVSGNALFDEVCRDLDVPFRRTGAYVLALSAADRAVLDRLRAQGEENGVPGLEVLPGGEVLAREPNVNPAVVAALWAPTVGITEPWALALAAVENAAAGGLAVHLGEEVTGIRVDGGRVRAVQTARGSYPVDAVVNAAGLYADQVAAMAGVPEPRIVPRRGEYVLLDKAAGDLVRAVLFPTPSEKSKGILVLPTIDGGILLGPTAADLPEDAKEATDTSGDGLRAAVEGARRLVPKVDCGLAVKAFAGLRPESPPQDFVVGTTAVRGFYQAAAMRSPGLTAAPAVARWLVHEVIAGDLTLVRKASFDPVRRGPPRVADLASEEWEARVREDPRYGRIVCFCNLVTEGEIVDAIRRGARSLDGVKFRTRAGFGRCQGGFCTDRILAILARELGTEPEEVPLRDPRSWLVAGKIRP; translated from the coding sequence ATGAGGGTCGCGGTGATCGGAGCCGGGGTGGTGGGAGCCCTCGTCGTCCGGGAGCTCGCCCGCTACGAGGCCGAGGTGCTCCTGTTCGAGCAGGAGGCGGACGTGGGGTGGGGGGTGACCAAGGCCAACTCCGGCATCGTCCACGCCGGGTTCCACGACCGCCCCGGGACGGCGTGCGCCCGGTTCTGTGTCTCCGGCAACGCCCTGTTCGACGAGGTTTGCCGTGACCTCGACGTCCCCTTCCGGCGCACCGGCGCCTACGTGCTGGCCCTGTCCGCTGCGGACCGCGCCGTCCTTGACCGACTGCGGGCCCAGGGGGAGGAGAACGGGGTCCCCGGGCTTGAGGTCCTACCGGGGGGCGAGGTCCTCGCCCGGGAGCCGAACGTGAACCCGGCGGTGGTGGCCGCCCTATGGGCGCCTACGGTGGGGATCACCGAGCCGTGGGCGCTCGCCCTGGCTGCGGTGGAGAACGCCGCGGCGGGCGGGCTTGCGGTCCACCTCGGGGAGGAGGTCACGGGGATCCGGGTGGATGGGGGCCGCGTGCGGGCGGTGCAGACCGCCCGGGGGAGCTACCCGGTGGACGCAGTGGTGAACGCGGCCGGCCTGTACGCGGACCAGGTGGCGGCGATGGCCGGGGTCCCGGAGCCCCGGATCGTCCCCCGGCGGGGCGAGTACGTGCTCCTGGACAAAGCGGCCGGGGATCTCGTGCGTGCCGTCCTGTTTCCCACCCCAAGCGAGAAGTCCAAAGGGATTTTGGTCCTGCCCACCATCGACGGGGGGATCCTCCTCGGCCCCACCGCCGCCGACCTCCCCGAGGACGCCAAGGAGGCCACGGACACCAGCGGCGATGGCCTGCGGGCGGCGGTGGAGGGGGCGCGGCGCTTGGTCCCCAAGGTGGACTGCGGGCTGGCCGTGAAGGCGTTCGCCGGCCTCCGGCCGGAGTCCCCCCCGCAGGATTTCGTGGTGGGGACCACCGCGGTGCGGGGTTTCTACCAGGCGGCGGCGATGCGTTCCCCTGGCCTCACCGCCGCCCCTGCCGTTGCCCGCTGGCTCGTGCATGAAGTGATAGCCGGGGATCTCACCCTGGTGCGCAAGGCCTCGTTTGACCCGGTGCGCCGGGGGCCACCCCGAGTCGCCGACCTCGCCAGCGAGGAATGGGAGGCGCGCGTTCGCGAGGACCCCCGCTATGGCCGGATCGTGTGCTTCTGCAACCTGGTAACGGAGGGGGAGATCGTGGACGCGATCCGGCGGGGGGCGCGGAGCCTGGACGGGGTGAAGTTCCGCACCCGTGCTGGGTTCGGGCGTTGCCAGGGCGGCTTCTGCACCGATCGGATCCTCGCCATCCTCGCGCGGGAGCTGGGGACCGAACCGGAGGAGGTCCCCCTGCGGGATCCACGGTCGTGGCTCGTGGCGGGGAAGATCCGGCCATGA
- a CDS encoding NAD(P)/FAD-dependent oxidoreductase, with translation MNPCWVDVLVVGGGAAGMAAAAAAAREGARTWLVERDDRLGGVLDQCIHPGFGLHRYREELTGPEFAHRLLGELEASGAEVVPACTVLDVDPAGPTVTAVGPGGAVRIRPRAIVWAAGARERPFGALQIPGSRPAGIYTAGLAQRLVNVHGFLPGRRAIVLGSGDIGLIMARRLHLEGVEVVAVLELRPFPGGLLRNVVQCLEDFGIPLLLRHTVARVHGRDRLSGVTVVEVDDMGRPIPGTETLVEVDTLILSVGLIPEAEGIPFVPLDPVNRGPRVDSRFRTEVPWLFVAGNALAVFDLVDVVAQVGEAAGACAARHARGELLRRRPIPLVRGENVLHLVPTALDPEAPATLYLRVPRPLAVARVEVGPGVLVRNHRGVRPAEMVAVKLPPEAMRELARLPEVEVRVVPG, from the coding sequence ATGAACCCCTGCTGGGTGGACGTGCTGGTGGTGGGTGGGGGGGCGGCGGGGATGGCCGCCGCGGCGGCCGCGGCCCGGGAAGGGGCCCGTACCTGGCTTGTAGAACGGGACGACCGCCTGGGTGGGGTGTTGGACCAGTGCATTCACCCCGGGTTCGGGCTCCACCGGTACCGGGAAGAGCTCACCGGCCCGGAGTTCGCCCATCGGCTGCTCGGGGAGCTGGAGGCGTCGGGGGCGGAGGTGGTCCCCGCGTGCACGGTGCTGGACGTGGACCCGGCTGGGCCCACGGTGACGGCGGTGGGGCCGGGCGGCGCGGTGCGCATTCGCCCCCGGGCCATCGTGTGGGCGGCAGGGGCCCGGGAGCGGCCGTTCGGGGCGCTCCAGATCCCTGGGTCCCGCCCGGCGGGGATCTACACCGCTGGCCTCGCTCAGCGGCTGGTGAACGTGCACGGGTTCCTCCCCGGCCGCCGGGCGATCGTCCTCGGCTCGGGGGACATCGGGCTGATCATGGCCCGCCGCCTCCACCTGGAGGGGGTGGAGGTGGTGGCCGTGCTCGAGCTCCGCCCGTTCCCCGGGGGGCTTCTGCGCAACGTGGTCCAGTGCCTGGAGGACTTCGGGATCCCCCTCCTCCTTCGGCACACCGTGGCCCGGGTCCACGGACGGGACAGGCTCTCCGGGGTCACCGTGGTGGAGGTCGATGACATGGGCCGCCCCATCCCCGGGACAGAGACGTTGGTGGAGGTAGACACCCTCATCCTGTCCGTGGGCCTCATCCCCGAGGCGGAGGGGATCCCGTTCGTCCCCCTGGACCCGGTGAACCGGGGGCCGCGGGTGGACTCCCGGTTCCGCACCGAGGTGCCGTGGCTGTTCGTGGCCGGCAACGCCCTTGCCGTGTTCGACCTCGTGGACGTGGTGGCCCAGGTGGGGGAGGCGGCAGGGGCATGCGCCGCCCGCCACGCCCGGGGGGAGCTCCTCCGGCGGCGGCCCATCCCCCTCGTCCGCGGCGAGAACGTCCTCCACCTCGTGCCGACTGCCCTGGACCCCGAGGCGCCGGCCACCCTGTACCTGCGCGTTCCCCGCCCCCTGGCCGTGGCGCGGGTGGAGGTGGGTCCAGGGGTACTGGTGCGGAACCACCGGGGAGTACGGCCCGCGGAGATGGTGGCGGTCAAGCTCCCCCCGGAGGCGATGCGGGAGCTCGCGCGCCTCCCTGAGGTGGAGGTGCGGGTGGTGCCGGGATGA
- a CDS encoding DUF1667 domain-containing protein yields MIKRVVCVSCPVGCEVAVDIADGQVRRIEGNRCPRGEAYARQEAVEPMRVVATSVKVVGGERPLVSVRTDRPVPRRLIPEIMGAVRRLAVEAPVEIGQVLAEDLAGTGARLVATRAVRREGTTGTTAGDPRRQFGERGPAP; encoded by the coding sequence ATGATCAAGCGGGTGGTGTGCGTCTCCTGCCCGGTGGGGTGCGAGGTGGCCGTGGACATTGCGGACGGGCAGGTGCGGCGCATCGAGGGCAACCGGTGCCCGCGGGGCGAGGCGTACGCGCGGCAGGAGGCGGTGGAGCCCATGCGCGTGGTGGCCACCAGTGTCAAGGTGGTGGGTGGAGAGCGGCCGCTCGTGTCCGTGCGTACCGACCGGCCTGTTCCCCGTCGGTTGATCCCGGAGATCATGGGTGCTGTACGGCGGTTGGCGGTGGAGGCCCCGGTCGAGATCGGCCAGGTGCTGGCGGAGGACCTGGCGGGGACCGGAGCCAGGTTGGTGGCCACGCGCGCGGTGCGTCGTGAGGGCACCACGGGGACGACGGCCGGTGATCCCCGCCGGCAGTTCGGCGAGCGAGGGCCAGCCCCTTGA
- a CDS encoding Hsp20/alpha crystallin family protein, whose protein sequence is MLRLPAIWRDPFSITARMSRLMDELMRDFASFADLDLDVFPGFGHTDVYVKDKTLVIETELPGADKDDVQVRVEDDRLVITGEVKRAEEVRDENYIRMGRRYGAFRRVFPLPKEVEDKKALRAKFRDGVLRVEVPLAKAPTTEGVFEVRVE, encoded by the coding sequence ATGCTGCGCTTGCCTGCGATCTGGCGCGATCCATTCTCCATCACGGCCCGGATGAGCCGGCTCATGGATGAGCTCATGCGCGACTTTGCGAGCTTCGCCGACCTCGACCTGGATGTGTTCCCCGGGTTCGGCCACACCGATGTCTACGTCAAGGACAAGACCCTCGTCATCGAGACGGAACTGCCCGGGGCCGATAAGGACGACGTGCAGGTCCGGGTCGAGGACGACCGCCTCGTCATCACCGGTGAGGTGAAGCGGGCCGAGGAGGTCCGCGACGAGAACTACATCCGCATGGGCCGGCGGTACGGGGCCTTCCGGCGGGTGTTCCCCCTCCCCAAGGAGGTGGAGGACAAGAAGGCCCTCCGCGCCAAGTTCCGCGACGGCGTCCTCCGGGTGGAGGTCCCGCTGGCCAAGGCCCCCACGACCGAGGGCGTCTTCGAGGTGAGGGTGGAGTGA